In a single window of the Elaeis guineensis isolate ETL-2024a chromosome 4, EG11, whole genome shotgun sequence genome:
- the LOC105060812 gene encoding subtilisin-like protease 4: MSITFLIFLLLISPNALPAIGRPHCSLDPIASEVRNTTNSLKTYIIYVQPNHATAQSDDPQELERWYRSFLPSGVVNSGEPRLVYSYSRFIMGFAARLTDEELADVKKKDGFLHAHPDRLVPLQTTYTPEFLGLHRDQGFWKDSNFGKGVIIGVLDSGILPTHPSFDDHNMPPPPAKWKGSCEFDVSLCNNKLIGARTFTQGMNAMRTSQGAVQLQAPYDYTGHGTHVAGTAAGMFVDNANVVGQFTGTAAGIAPYAHLAIYKVCGRGGCPSSDILAGLDSAIADEVDIVSLSLGGPSVPFYLDATAIGTFRAMEKGIFVSCAAGNSGPSDSTLSNEAPWMLTVGASTVDRSIRSTVELGSGVKLDGEAVYLPMSGEFIQKIYQPSDSTFLRLPGESSTLEPRALQSDMLPLVYPGSVGGPRAAFCLDGSLAGIDVKGKIVVCDILIKNISTVDQGVNVKGAGGAAIIIANGKEEGHTITIGVHVLPASHVSYDDGLKIKSYIQSVLYPRASITLVGTLFGISPAPAVASFSSRGPNRADLTILKPDIIGPGVNILAASPFPVGPSGATTMFNIMSGTSMATPHLSGVAALLKNRHPDWSPAAIKSAIMTTATLTANDGRRIPDQNLNTADFFALGSGHVNPTRADNPGLVYDISSSYYIAYLCGLKYTDQQVSAIAGHFVSCSSVQSISGTELNLPSFMVPLNSTNHYKLDVFRMVTNVGAPNSIYEAQVMAPQGVSVVVNPQRLTFSQVNEKATFKVTFSREGSGHGIYRPGSLKWVSSDGNTIVNSPIMVQIV, from the coding sequence ATGTCCATCACCTTTCTTATATTTCTCCTCCTCATCTCTCCCAATGCCTTGCCGGCCATCGGTCGACCCCATTGTTCGCTCGACCCGATAGCCAGCGAGGTGCGCAACACTACGAATAGCCTGAAAACCTATATAATTTATGTGCAGCCAAACCATGCCACCGCTCAGTCCGACGATCCCCAAGAATTGGAGAGGTGGTACAGGTCATTCCTACCCTCCGGCGTGGTCAACTCAGGCGAGCCCCGGCTTGTCTACTCCTACAGCAGATTCATTATGGGGTTTGCTGCGAGGCTGACCGACGAAGAGCTTGCTGAtgtgaagaagaaggatggtTTCTTGCATGCACACCCCGACCGCCTAGTGCCTCTTCAGACGACCTACACGCCGGAATTCTTGGGCCTGCATAGGGACCAAGGCTTCTGGAAGGACTCCAACTTCGGCAAAGGCGTCATCATCGGCGTGCTGGACAGCGGAATCTTACCGACTCACCCATCCTTCGATGATCACAACATGCCTCCTCCACCAGCAAAATGGAAAGGGTCTTGCGAGTTCGACGTGTCCCTGTGCAACAACAAGCTCATCGGTGCAAGGACTTTCACCCAAGGAATGAACGCCATGAGAACATCACAAGGTGCTGTGCAGCTGCAAGCACCGTACGATTATACTGGACACGGGACACACGTTGCCGGCACCGCGGCCGGCATGTTTGTCGACAATGCCAATGTTGTCGGGCAGTTCACTGGCACTGCCGCCGGTATAGCACCCTATGCTCATCTGGCCATATATAAAGTCTGCGGCCGTGGCGGATGTCCCTCGTCTGACATACTTGCCGGACTCGACAGTGCCATCGCCGATGAAGTTGACATCGTATCTCTCTCCCTCGGTGGCCCATCTGTTCCTTTCTATCTGGATGCCACAGCCATCGGTACGTTCAGAGCCATGGAGAAGGGCATCTTCGTCAGCTGTGCAGCAGGGAACAGTGGACCCTCAGATAGCACGCTGTCGAACGAGGCACCATGGATGTTGACGGTCGGAGCAAGCACGGTCGATCGGTCCATTCGATCCACCGTGGAGCTCGGTAGTGGAGTTAAGCTTGATGGAGAGGCCGTCTACCTGCCCATGTCTGGCGAATTCATCCAAAAAATCTACCAGCCTAGTGACTCCACCTTCTTGCGCCTCCCTGGAGAATCCAGTACTCTCGAGCCTAGGGCCCTGCAGTCTGACATGCTACCACTGGTGTATCCTGGCTCGGTCGGAGGACCAAGGGCTGCCTTCTGCCTCGATGGCTCACTTGCTGGCATCGATGTCAAAGGAAAGATTGTGGTATGCGATATATTAATAAAGAATATTAGTACGGTGGACCAAGGTGTAAACGTCAAGGGCGCCGGAGGGGCTGCTATAATTATTGCCAACGGCAAGGAAGAAGGCCACACCATCACTATCGGCGTCCACGTCCTGCCCGCTTCCCATGTCAGCTATGACGATGGATTGAAGATAAAATCGTACATCCAGTCGGTTTTGTATCCCAGGGCATCGATCACGTTGGTGGGCACATTGTTTGGAATATCTCCAGCTCCGGCGGTTGCTTCCTTCTCCTCCAGAGGACCCAACCGGGCCGACCTAACCATCCTGAAGCCCGACATCATCGGCCCCGGGGTGAACATATTAGCTGCGTCGCCCTTCCCGGTGGGACCTTCCGGAGCTACAACAATGTTTAATATAATGTCCGGCACATCCATGGCCACCCCACATCTTAGTGGGGTAGCTGCTCTGCTGAAAAACAGGCACCCTGACTGGTCGCCGGCAGCGATCAAGTCGGCAATCATGACGACTGCAACTTTGACTGCCAACGACGGCAGAAGGATCCCTGACCAGAACCTAAACACCGCAGACTTCTTCGCACTCGGATCCGGCCATGTGAATCCGACGAGAGCTGACAACCCAGGTCTCGTCTACGATATCAGCTCCAGCTATTACATCGCTTACCTATGTGGCCTGAAGTACACTGATCAGCAGGTTAGCGCCATAGCGGGTCATTTCGTCTCCTGTTCATCTGTCCAGAGCATCTCCGGCACGGAGCTGAACTTACCCTCGTTCATGGTGCCCTTAAACAGCACAAACCACTACAAATTGGATGTTTTTCGGATGGTGACGAATGTCGGAGCTCCGAATTCGATATATGAGGCGCAAGTGATGGCTCCGCAAGGAGTGTCCGTCGTGGTGAATCCTCAGCGGCTGACCTTTTCTCAAGTCAACGAGAAGGCAACATTCAAGGTGACCTTCTCCAGAGAAGGCAGCGGCCATGGAATTTATCGGCCGGGCTCATTGAAATGGGTCTCATCAGATGGAAATACAATCGTTAATAGTCCAATAATGGTACAGATCGTTTGA